From Actinomycetota bacterium, a single genomic window includes:
- a CDS encoding NADH-quinone oxidoreductase subunit M, which produces MSWNQLALTVAVFLPLAGAVTIALMPADADREMRWAATVTTGVAFAVVIAIALGFDYSRAGELQYVVDVGWIDAIRARYHLAIDGISLPLFVLTYLLTFLSAIYTLGHMPEPGGTKGFLSLMLLLQTGMAGTFVAFDLVLFFIFWELVLVPMFFMIGIWGGPRREYASVKFFLYTLLGSVFMLVAFIAVYFQASGIGLDRPWDIVALSQAGFDPTRTFQIVAFLGMFLGFAIKVPMWPFHTWLPDAHTEAPTVGSVLLAGILLKMGTYGFIRIALPILPEGARFFAPVIGVLAVIAIIYGALCCLAQTDIKRLIAFSSVGHMGFVMLGVASLTDRGIQAALYGNIAHGVITGLLFFLAGSLHERYHTREIAEIGGGMLVKMPRYGALLVFTAIASLGLPGLAGFWGEFAAMWAAIQPAEALIGLQSLYLALVIGAAVGTVLTAAYFLWMIQRVALGRPPERWSDVALADVAAIEYVAWAPLAVLIVVLGVMPRVVFGVQDLAVRQIAQLLGG; this is translated from the coding sequence ATGAGCTGGAACCAACTGGCGCTGACGGTGGCGGTGTTCCTGCCGTTGGCCGGTGCAGTCACGATCGCGCTGATGCCGGCTGACGCGGACCGCGAGATGCGCTGGGCGGCCACCGTCACGACCGGGGTCGCGTTCGCGGTGGTGATCGCGATCGCGCTGGGCTTCGACTACAGCCGGGCTGGCGAACTGCAGTACGTGGTGGATGTGGGATGGATCGACGCCATCCGGGCCCGGTACCACCTGGCCATCGACGGGATCTCCCTGCCGCTGTTCGTCCTGACCTACCTGCTGACGTTCCTGTCGGCGATCTACACGCTGGGCCACATGCCGGAACCGGGCGGAACGAAGGGCTTCTTGTCCCTGATGCTGCTGCTGCAGACCGGGATGGCCGGGACGTTCGTGGCGTTCGACCTGGTGCTGTTCTTCATCTTCTGGGAGCTGGTGCTGGTCCCGATGTTCTTCATGATCGGGATCTGGGGTGGCCCGCGGCGCGAGTACGCCTCCGTGAAGTTCTTCCTGTACACGCTGCTGGGCTCGGTGTTCATGCTGGTGGCGTTCATCGCCGTGTACTTCCAGGCCAGCGGCATCGGGCTCGACCGTCCATGGGACATCGTGGCTCTGTCACAGGCCGGGTTCGACCCGACCCGCACCTTCCAGATCGTGGCGTTCCTCGGCATGTTCCTGGGCTTCGCGATCAAGGTGCCGATGTGGCCGTTCCACACCTGGCTCCCCGACGCGCACACCGAGGCGCCCACGGTCGGGTCGGTGCTGCTGGCCGGGATCCTGCTGAAGATGGGTACCTACGGCTTCATCCGGATCGCGCTCCCGATCCTCCCCGAGGGCGCCCGCTTCTTCGCCCCCGTGATCGGAGTGCTGGCGGTCATCGCGATCATCTACGGGGCGCTGTGCTGCCTGGCACAGACCGACATCAAACGGCTGATCGCGTTCTCGTCGGTGGGCCACATGGGGTTCGTGATGCTCGGCGTGGCGTCGCTGACCGACCGGGGGATACAGGCGGCGCTCTACGGCAACATCGCCCACGGGGTGATCACCGGGCTGCTGTTCTTCCTCGCCGGGTCGCTGCACGAGCGGTACCACACCCGCGAGATCGCCGAGATCGGCGGCGGCATGCTGGTCAAGATGCCGCGGTACGGGGCGCTACTGGTGTTCACCGCGATCGCATCGTTGGGACTGCCGGGCCTCGCCGGGTTCTGGGGCGAGTTCGCTGCGATGTGGGCGGCGATCCAACCGGCCGAGGCGCTGATCGGCCTGCAGAGCCTGTACCTGGCCCTGGTGATCGGCGCGGCGGTCGGGACGGTGCTGACCGCCGCGTACTTCCTGTGGATGATCCAGCGGGTGGCGTTGGGGCGCCCGCCGGAACGCTGGTCGGACGTCGCCCTGGCCGACGTGGCCGCGATCGAGTACGTCGCGTGGGCCCCGCTCGCCGTCCTGATCGTGGTGCTGGGGGTGATGCCCCGGGTCGTGTTCGGCGTGCAGGACCTGGCCGTGCGCCAGATCGCGCAGCTCCTCGGTGGCTGA